Below is a window of Oryza brachyantha chromosome 10, ObraRS2, whole genome shotgun sequence DNA.
AGTAACATACCAGTGACAATTCGACGTGGACCTAGTTCCCTTACACCGTCCAAAAGCCTTGAAAGAGACTCTGGTGTCCTTGCATGATCAACAATCACTCCAAACGCTTGCTCCTCATCAATGAGCTCACACCGGCCTGGAATTGCGTCGACCTCTTCAATGCCCTTCACTATGTCTTCCAATGGTGCACCGACAGCAACACCAACTGCCACAGATGCAAGGATGTTATAGATGCTGTCCCTCCCAAGCAGGCCTGAGGAAATCTCGAGGATCCCATGTGGTGTCTGTACTAGGACCTCCGTTTCAAACAGGGTAAGCTGATACTTAAGAGTGTATACATCAGCCTTCTTGTTCTCAAACGAATATGTCACCACAGGGACATCTTGCCCTCCTTGTGCAGCAAAGAACGGAGCGCTTGGATCATCAATGTTCACCACCTTACGATGGCGCTCAGGGTCAACCATTCTAGAAAACAGAGAAGCCATGCTGTTCATGTAATCCTCGTAGGTTATGCCAGCCTCCCCATCGGCATGCCTAACATTAGTAAGCACAGCAATGTCGTAATCTATCTCACTGTCTACTCCAGAAGGTGGCATCCCATCGGTGGCTGTCTCCAACACAGCTGCCTCGGCACCATTGTACAACATTGTTGCCATCAACCTCTGCACGGCAATGGGGTCACCAGAGGCATCAGGTTGTGCATCCAGCTTGTTGTTGCCAAACGCATATGCCCCGAGAACGCCTACCATGCCAGTCCTGACACCCATGGTTTCATACATTGCCTTAACGAGCTGTGCCGTGGTAGTGACCCCATCCGTGCCAGTGACACCAATCACGGCCATGTCTTTCGAGGGCCGCCTGTAAAGGCAAGCAGGGAGCACGCGGAGAGCGGCCGTGATGTCATCAACGATAACCAGCGCGCGGCAGGCAAGGGTGCCCTCGATGTCGACGGTCTGGTCGGCGACAACGGCAACCGCCCCACGCTTGTCAGCTTCGGTGAGGCCGGCAAGCCCGTCCTCTCCAACGCACACGTAGAGGTCACCCGCCGCGACGAGGCTGGCGTCGCGCTGCACCCCCGCGAGCGCGACATCCTGGTCGCCCGTCACCGCCACCGGCACGAGCTTGCTCTCGTCTAGGAGCTCGGCCAGCGTCATGCGGAATGCCGGATACCGCACCCTCGCCCCCTCGAGGCCGAGCTCATCGGCCACATCGAACACCTCTCTGTCGTCATCGAGCGGCAATCCCTCGTCGCCGTACTCCACCTCCACGCCCTCCGCCACCGTGTCCTGCTCGTCCGCCAGGGACACGACACTGAGGCCCTGCAGCCTCCGAATCTCGTCGAGGTCGATGACCTCTTCGGGGGAGAGCTCGTCGGCAAGGCCGTCCTCCTCGGGCTGCGAGGGCGACGGGGTGGACGGCTTGATCAGCCCACGCCGCGTGAACTCCTCCCGCTTCTCGGCAATCGCGCGGTCAATCTCGTCGAAGAACTCATCATCGGGGTCGTAGCTGCCGCCTCCCGCGGAGGAAGGGGACGAGAAGAGCGGGTGGTCGGGGGTGATCTCCGGCTGCTCGGCCTGCTGCCGCCTGCGCGCGCGCTCGACGTGGCGGGTGAGCTGGTCGTACCGGTTGAGGCCGTGGGAGGAGTCCTCCGCGGCCTCGGGgggctcgtcgtcggcggtggGCGGGCGGAAGC
It encodes the following:
- the LOC102701758 gene encoding UDP-N-acetylmuramoyl-L-alanyl-D-glutamate--2,6-diaminopimelate ligase MurE homolog, chloroplastic, yielding MATAPLAFHLPFAFPSTSRPPPRALAPPPTRRLPPAGRLAATRRFRPPTADDEPPEAAEDSSHGLNRYDQLTRHVERARRRQQAEQPEITPDHPLFSSPSSAGGGSYDPDDEFFDEIDRAIAEKREEFTRRGLIKPSTPSPSQPEEDGLADELSPEEVIDLDEIRRLQGLSVVSLADEQDTVAEGVEVEYGDEGLPLDDDREVFDVADELGLEGARVRYPAFRMTLAELLDESKLVPVAVTGDQDVALAGVQRDASLVAAGDLYVCVGEDGLAGLTEADKRGAVAVVADQTVDIEGTLACRALVIVDDITAALRVLPACLYRRPSKDMAVIGVTGTDGVTTTAQLVKAMYETMGVRTGMVGVLGAYAFGNNKLDAQPDASGDPIAVQRLMATMLYNGAEAAVLETATDGMPPSGVDSEIDYDIAVLTNVRHADGEAGITYEDYMNSMASLFSRMVDPERHRKVVNIDDPSAPFFAAQGGQDVPVVTYSFENKKADVYTLKYQLTLFETEVLVQTPHGILEISSGLLGRDSIYNILASVAVGVAVGAPLEDIVKGIEEVDAIPGRCELIDEEQAFGVIVDHARTPESLSRLLDGVRELGPRRIVTVIGCCGEKERGKRPVMTKVAAEKSDVVMLTSDNPANEDPLDILDDMLAGVGWTMEEYLKYGANDYYPPLPNGHRIFLHDIRRVAVRAAVAMGEQGDVVVVTGKGNDTYQIEGDKKEFFDDREECREALQYVDQLHRAGIDTSEFPWRLPESH